In Populus nigra chromosome 1, ddPopNigr1.1, whole genome shotgun sequence, one genomic interval encodes:
- the LOC133678370 gene encoding AT-hook motif nuclear-localized protein 23-like, with protein MAGLDLGTTSRYVHQLHHRPDLHLQHQPDPEDHDSNRAGGGLGGGSGGHFSTDHHHDDDSHQGLDLVAAAANSGQGDLVGRRPRGRPPGSKNKPKPPVIITRESANTLRAHILEVGNGCDVFECVANYARRRQRGICILSGAGTVTNVSIRQPAAAGAIVTLHGRFEILSLSGSFLPPPAPPGATSLTIFLAGGQGQVVGGSVVGELTAAGPVIVIAASFTNVAYERLPLDEDDQLQMQSGGGGGGGAGGGGGVGNSPFNESGTPSGGLPFFNLPLNMTPNVQLPVDGWGGNSGGRVPF; from the coding sequence ATGGCCGGTTTAGATTTAGGCACTACTTCTCGTTACGTACACCAGCTCCACCACAGACCTGACCTTCACCTCCAGCACCAGCCTGATCCTGAAGATCACGATTCCAATAGGGCTGGAGGCGGTCTTGGAGGTGGCAGTGGTGGTCACTTTTCTACTGACCACCACCACGACGATGACTCGCACCAAGGTCTTGACCTTGTTGCTGCCGCGGCTAACTCCGGGCAAGGAGACTTAGTTGGCCGTAGGCCTCGAGGCCGTCCACCTGGTTCTAAAAACAAACCGAAGCCTCCTGTTATCATTACTCGCGAGAGTGCCAACACACTGCGTGCCCACATTCTTGAAGTAGGAAATGGGTGCGATGTATTCGAGTGCGTGGCTAACTACGCGCGTAGACGGCAGCGCGGGATTTGCATACTGAGCGGAGCAGGGACAGTAACAAATGTTAGCATCAGGCAACCAGCTGCAGCAGGAGCTATTGTGACTCTCCATGGCAGATTTGAGATCTTATCTCTGTCTGGATCTTTCTTGCCACCTCCAGCTCCACCTGGCGCAACGAGCCTCACAATCTTCCTTGCTGGGGGACAAGGCCAGGTGGTGGGAGGAAGCGTGGTAGGAGAGCTTACCGCAGCAGGGCCAGTTATAGTGATTGCAGCATCCTTCACAAACGTGGCATATGAGAGGCTGCCTTTGGATGAGGATGACCAATTGCAGATGCAGAGTGGTGGTGGGGGTGGAGGTGGTgccggtggtggtggtggtgttgggaATAGTCCTTTTAATGAATCGGGAACGCCTTCTGGGGGGCTGCCGTTCTTTAATTTGCCGCTTAATATGACCCCTAACGTGCAGTTGCCAGTGGATGGATGGGGAGGGAACTCAGGCGGTAGGGTTCCCTTTTGA